In Brevibacillus brevis, a genomic segment contains:
- a CDS encoding GDSL-type esterase/lipase family protein, whose translation MRISGQMLWRTAGLLSFVSFLLFATGFVLALNPQQLAPTKATAPSRTPESAAPPTEGIQKVVALGDSLTRGAGDANGQGYAGLVRQALEKKIGKPVTFSNLAINGQESPELVKQLSQEQVKKQLAEANLVLFTIGGNDLFSQSGGLYTIDPQKLAAATKELTANFEEVIRQIRAVNKQATILYPSLYNPFGDTEAAAETVQPVLDWNDTAARIAAKYPHVIVVPTYDLFVNKEKTYLYTDHFHPNAAGYARIADRILQALE comes from the coding sequence ATGCGCATATCCGGACAAATGCTCTGGCGCACGGCAGGTCTCTTGTCTTTCGTATCCTTTTTGCTGTTTGCCACGGGCTTTGTCCTCGCCCTGAACCCGCAGCAGCTGGCTCCGACGAAAGCGACGGCGCCTTCCCGAACACCTGAATCGGCCGCTCCGCCCACTGAGGGTATCCAAAAAGTCGTCGCCCTCGGCGATTCCCTGACGCGAGGTGCAGGCGACGCCAACGGACAAGGCTACGCCGGTCTGGTTCGCCAGGCGTTGGAGAAAAAAATCGGCAAGCCGGTTACCTTCTCCAACCTGGCGATCAACGGCCAAGAGTCGCCCGAGCTGGTCAAGCAGCTATCCCAGGAGCAAGTCAAAAAGCAGCTGGCCGAAGCCAACCTTGTATTGTTTACGATCGGCGGCAACGACCTGTTCAGTCAGTCCGGCGGCCTGTATACCATTGATCCACAAAAATTGGCCGCAGCTACAAAAGAGCTCACGGCCAATTTTGAGGAAGTGATCCGGCAAATCCGAGCTGTCAACAAGCAGGCGACGATCCTCTACCCGTCGCTGTACAATCCGTTTGGCGACACCGAGGCTGCCGCCGAAACCGTACAGCCTGTGCTGGACTGGAACGACACCGCAGCCCGGATCGCCGCGAAATATCCGCATGTCATCGTCGTACCGACGTATGATCTATTTGTGAACAAAGAGAAAACGTACCTGTATACCGACCATTTCCACCCGAACGCTGCCGGCTATGCCCGCATCGCGGACCGGATCCTGCAAGCGCTAGAGTGA
- a CDS encoding MFS transporter produces the protein MSRVLSLLKEFHPIVWSLVIGTVFVRAASSMSMPFLFLYLSNNTDMDLATIGLTIGAGPLAGTLGGFIAGTLSDRIGRRRVMIGALYVWTLVFVGFALSKNPMVLLILNMAGGLCRSFYEPVSQALMADVTPPEKRFRVFSLRYTAINVGVAVGPIAGAVLAKTSVALPFMITALIYLIYVVSLQGLLNKFGIKKIEGQKKEHVTFRRAFNVVVNDKAFRLYMVAGMLGAIGYSQMSSTLAKYAEMTVVSGTELFAILMSINAIVVVVMQLPLTAWAEKKTPLTAIVVGNVMYAIGDVGYAFAGSWIVFIIAMVFFTFGEILTFTSGDVLIDRMAPEGMRGSYYGAKSFSNLGQFAGPWLGGILLAQYGGMTLFLTVAAFSLLSSAFQWAGQRAYILANGKSINYARVDSL, from the coding sequence ATGAGTAGGGTTTTGTCGCTGTTGAAGGAGTTTCACCCGATCGTCTGGTCGCTGGTGATCGGGACCGTTTTTGTCAGGGCGGCCAGCTCCATGAGCATGCCGTTTTTATTTCTTTACTTATCCAACAACACGGATATGGATTTGGCGACGATCGGCCTGACGATTGGGGCGGGTCCGCTGGCCGGGACTTTGGGGGGCTTTATCGCCGGGACCTTGTCCGACCGGATCGGGCGAAGGCGGGTCATGATCGGAGCCTTGTACGTCTGGACGCTGGTGTTTGTCGGATTTGCCCTCAGCAAGAATCCGATGGTACTGCTCATTCTGAACATGGCGGGCGGTCTCTGTCGTTCGTTTTACGAGCCGGTCTCCCAGGCCTTGATGGCGGATGTGACTCCACCCGAGAAGCGCTTTCGGGTGTTCAGCCTGCGCTATACGGCCATCAACGTCGGGGTAGCAGTGGGGCCAATCGCAGGAGCGGTACTGGCGAAGACCTCGGTGGCGCTGCCGTTCATGATCACCGCGCTGATCTACCTGATTTACGTCGTCAGCTTGCAGGGGCTTCTGAACAAGTTCGGCATCAAGAAAATCGAAGGACAGAAGAAAGAGCATGTGACATTCAGAAGGGCATTCAACGTCGTGGTGAACGACAAAGCGTTCCGCCTGTACATGGTGGCGGGAATGCTGGGGGCGATCGGCTACTCGCAAATGTCTTCGACGCTGGCCAAATACGCCGAAATGACGGTCGTGAGCGGAACGGAGCTGTTTGCGATACTGATGAGCATCAACGCCATCGTCGTCGTCGTGATGCAGCTTCCTTTGACGGCATGGGCAGAAAAAAAGACGCCCCTCACCGCAATCGTGGTCGGGAACGTCATGTATGCGATCGGCGACGTGGGGTACGCCTTCGCGGGCTCCTGGATCGTCTTTATCATCGCCATGGTATTCTTTACCTTCGGGGAAATCCTCACCTTTACGTCGGGTGATGTGCTGATCGACCGTATGGCCCCCGAGGGTATGCGAGGCAGCTACTACGGTGCCAAAAGCTTCAGCAACCTGGGGCAATTCGCAGGCCCCTGGCTTGGCGGCATTCTGCTTGCCCAGTACGGAGGCATGACCTTGTTCCTCACCGTCGCTGCGTTCTCCCTGCTCAGCAGCGCCTTTCAGTGGGCGGGACAGAGGGCCTATATCCTTGCGAACGGCAAGTCGATCAACTACGCTCGGGTCGACTCACTCTAG
- a CDS encoding MBL fold metallo-hydrolase yields MKLNEWKLGAFHLTWLQGGLTQLDGGAMFGVVPKPLWSRKYPNNELNQIPLRADPILVEADGKRILIEAGMGNGRLTDKQKRNFGLAEESRIVESLAAKGLTPDDIDIVVMTHMHYDHCNGLVTWQDGKLVPTFPRAVIFVQEQEWAEMREPNIRSRNTYWEENWRPIERQVQTYGEEHEVLPGMTLHHTGGHSQGHAVVRMESEGQIALHLADIMPTHAHQNPLWVMAYDDYPMTSIFAKEKWIKGGIAQGASFTFYHDAIYRVVKWNEQGEIVEHLDVEL; encoded by the coding sequence ATGAAATTGAACGAATGGAAACTGGGAGCTTTTCACTTGACCTGGTTGCAGGGAGGCCTCACCCAACTGGATGGCGGAGCGATGTTTGGCGTCGTTCCGAAACCGCTGTGGAGCCGCAAGTACCCGAACAATGAGCTGAATCAAATTCCGCTGCGTGCAGACCCGATCCTGGTAGAGGCAGACGGCAAGCGTATTCTGATCGAAGCAGGCATGGGGAATGGCCGCTTGACGGACAAGCAGAAGCGCAACTTCGGGTTGGCCGAGGAGTCCCGAATTGTAGAATCGCTTGCGGCAAAAGGACTGACGCCAGATGACATCGATATCGTGGTCATGACTCATATGCACTACGACCATTGCAATGGCCTGGTTACGTGGCAGGACGGAAAGCTCGTACCGACGTTCCCGCGTGCGGTGATTTTCGTCCAGGAGCAGGAGTGGGCGGAGATGCGGGAACCCAATATCCGCTCGCGCAACACCTACTGGGAAGAAAACTGGAGACCGATCGAGCGCCAGGTGCAAACGTATGGCGAGGAGCATGAAGTACTGCCGGGAATGACGCTGCACCATACGGGAGGGCATAGCCAGGGACATGCCGTCGTGCGGATGGAGAGCGAAGGACAGATCGCTTTGCACCTCGCAGACATCATGCCAACCCATGCCCACCAAAATCCCTTGTGGGTGATGGCGTACGACGATTACCCGATGACCTCCATTTTTGCCAAAGAAAAGTGGATCAAGGGCGGAATCGCACAAGGAGCGTCCTTCACGTTTTACCACGACGCCATTTACCGCGTCGTAAAGTGGAACGAGCAGGGCGAGATCGTCGAGCATCTTGATGTAGAACTGTAA
- a CDS encoding FAD-dependent oxidoreductase translates to MGITKVLEPIRIGSMTLRNRIVMGSMHVGFERLEGGVERLAAFYAERARGEVGLIVTGGAAVRPEGGMGDAYCNVYLDDHIEPLRLISTAVHDAGGKIALQLFHSGRYAHPESTGMESVAPSALQAPINRHRPRAMSAAEIELTIQSFADGAVRAKRAGFDAVEIMGSEGYLINQFLSPVTNHRDDEWGGDFARRARFGVEVAKRVREAVGKDYPVLFRMSGLDLVPDSTTMEETLAFAAMLEGAGVDALNVGIGWHESRVPTIAMMVPRGAYVWVAEQVKKAVGIPVIASNRINDLRQAETIVREGRSDLVSMARPLLADSQIVRKSREGRFDEVNTCIACNQACLDHIFSGKVASCMVNPVVGREREWALVPAETRKRVAVVGAGPAGLEAARVLAERGHQVVVFEKGSRIGGQLNYARQVPGKEEFNETLRYYRTQLDKWGVPIRLNTAATADSLIEEGFEEVVVATGVIPRRPDIPGVDLPNVVSYDRVFEGEAKVGRQVAIVGAGGIACDLSHLLVQDRPLSPESISYLLEYRILDDQTLQRLQRSGRKVYMLRRGKHVGTGLGKTTRWAVLDNLQRHGVEMLTRIEYKEITPEGVVIRLQEAEQFIAADTVIIAAGATPNDSLYHALQGRLPVHLIGGAREAGELDAKRAIYEGAAIGRTV, encoded by the coding sequence ATGGGCATTACCAAAGTGCTGGAGCCGATCCGGATCGGGTCGATGACACTGCGAAACAGAATCGTGATGGGATCGATGCACGTCGGTTTTGAAAGGCTGGAAGGCGGGGTAGAACGGCTGGCGGCCTTTTACGCCGAGCGAGCGAGGGGAGAAGTCGGGCTGATCGTGACGGGAGGGGCGGCTGTCCGTCCGGAAGGGGGGATGGGCGATGCGTACTGCAACGTGTACCTGGATGACCATATCGAGCCGCTTCGTTTGATCAGCACCGCGGTGCATGATGCGGGCGGGAAAATTGCGCTCCAGCTTTTTCACTCGGGACGGTATGCGCATCCGGAGTCGACAGGAATGGAATCCGTCGCCCCGTCTGCCCTGCAGGCCCCCATCAATCGCCACAGGCCGCGAGCGATGAGTGCAGCTGAAATTGAGCTCACGATCCAATCGTTCGCGGACGGAGCGGTCAGGGCAAAAAGGGCCGGCTTTGATGCGGTAGAAATTATGGGCTCCGAAGGTTATTTGATAAATCAATTTTTATCTCCCGTCACCAATCATCGGGATGACGAATGGGGAGGGGATTTTGCCCGCCGTGCGCGCTTTGGTGTCGAAGTGGCGAAGCGAGTGAGGGAAGCTGTAGGCAAAGATTATCCCGTGCTCTTCCGCATGTCCGGGCTGGACCTGGTCCCGGATAGCACCACAATGGAGGAGACGCTCGCCTTTGCCGCCATGCTCGAAGGAGCAGGCGTGGACGCCTTGAACGTCGGAATCGGCTGGCACGAATCCCGTGTGCCGACGATCGCGATGATGGTTCCTCGCGGCGCATACGTCTGGGTCGCGGAGCAGGTAAAGAAAGCGGTCGGCATTCCGGTGATCGCCAGCAATCGCATCAACGACCTGCGCCAGGCGGAAACGATCGTCCGCGAAGGGAGAAGCGATCTCGTGTCGATGGCCCGCCCGCTGCTCGCCGATTCGCAGATCGTCCGCAAAAGCAGGGAAGGCCGATTCGATGAGGTCAATACGTGCATTGCCTGCAATCAAGCCTGTCTGGACCATATCTTTTCCGGCAAAGTGGCGTCCTGCATGGTCAATCCTGTCGTAGGCAGGGAACGGGAATGGGCGCTGGTCCCCGCTGAGACGCGCAAGAGAGTCGCAGTCGTAGGCGCAGGCCCGGCCGGCCTGGAAGCAGCTCGCGTACTCGCTGAGCGCGGGCATCAGGTCGTCGTATTTGAAAAGGGAAGCCGGATCGGGGGTCAGCTCAACTACGCCAGGCAGGTACCCGGGAAGGAAGAGTTCAACGAGACACTGCGCTATTACCGGACGCAGCTGGACAAATGGGGTGTCCCCATTCGGCTCAATACGGCTGCAACAGCCGACTCCCTGATCGAGGAAGGGTTTGAAGAAGTGGTCGTGGCGACTGGCGTCATTCCCCGCCGTCCGGACATCCCGGGTGTAGACTTACCGAATGTGGTGAGCTACGACCGCGTGTTTGAAGGCGAGGCAAAAGTAGGCCGCCAAGTAGCGATCGTTGGGGCTGGAGGGATCGCTTGCGACCTTTCACACTTGTTGGTCCAGGATCGACCCTTGTCGCCCGAGTCTATTTCCTATCTCCTGGAGTACCGCATTCTCGATGACCAGACGCTGCAGCGCCTCCAAAGAAGCGGCAGGAAAGTATACATGCTCCGTCGCGGCAAGCATGTAGGAACAGGCCTGGGCAAAACGACCCGCTGGGCTGTCCTGGACAATTTGCAGCGGCATGGCGTGGAGATGCTGACGAGAATCGAGTACAAGGAAATCACTCCGGAGGGAGTCGTGATCCGCTTGCAGGAAGCGGAACAATTCATCGCGGCGGACACCGTGATTATCGCTGCCGGGGCTACACCTAACGACAGCCTTTACCACGCCTTGCAGGGGCGTCTGCCTGTCCATCTGATCGGCGGCGCGAGAGAAGCGGGCGAGCTGGATGCCAAACGCGCCATTTACGAAGGGGCTGCGATCGGCCGAACCGTCTGA
- a CDS encoding LCP family protein, with translation MPEKVTKPRASAARKKQPGRSRKLRRIFMLLSLLILLTVGGVAGAIYWKIDNTLDTITQPNDDFTSNLSQNVDPEYHNDKPMSFIILGSDNRPETGSMNTDVMIVAVANPSTKKVTMVSIPRDTRVKIPGYRDYHKINSVYANGEAERRQAERNNQTPTEDGISLTKKTLNEILGIPIEHYVAVDFDGFKAVIDELGGVEVNVDRKLVYDDPTDDTHINLNPGLQTLNGEQALGYVRHRHDNRGTKYFSNDFDRNRRQQEVIKALVDKAASLDGLTKIFNIMDVGAKHIHTDLSKDQIKGLAMDFKGFSASMVNALDNGAYWEGGYTYLEKEKLETIRSSLQAEMGVTNQAVAQLNNSPVLGSNESAVAASSSNKKTTQKKTTTSAASTTKKKPTEEESQKQEEVAEAPDATEQAETPPPDVVSPEQQGQTTVPPATTPPAETSPTTPNAGTAPPPDIMQTPAPDVSSTPSTSTNSNS, from the coding sequence ATGCCTGAAAAGGTGACAAAACCACGCGCCTCCGCTGCCCGAAAGAAGCAACCGGGACGCAGTCGCAAACTACGTAGAATTTTCATGTTGCTCAGCTTGCTGATCCTGCTCACTGTCGGCGGTGTAGCCGGGGCAATTTATTGGAAAATTGATAACACGCTAGATACGATCACACAGCCAAACGACGATTTCACTTCCAACCTTTCGCAAAATGTCGATCCTGAGTACCACAACGACAAACCGATGTCGTTTATTATCCTCGGCTCGGACAACCGTCCGGAGACCGGCTCCATGAATACCGACGTGATGATTGTAGCCGTAGCCAACCCATCGACCAAAAAGGTGACGATGGTATCGATTCCGCGCGATACGAGGGTGAAAATTCCCGGCTACCGCGATTACCACAAGATCAATTCGGTTTACGCCAACGGGGAAGCGGAGCGGCGCCAGGCAGAGCGCAACAACCAGACGCCGACGGAAGACGGCATTTCCTTGACCAAAAAGACGCTCAATGAAATTTTGGGTATTCCAATCGAGCATTACGTCGCCGTCGATTTTGATGGATTCAAGGCAGTGATTGACGAGCTCGGCGGTGTCGAGGTAAATGTGGACCGCAAGCTGGTCTACGACGACCCGACGGACGACACGCACATCAACCTGAATCCGGGCCTGCAGACCTTGAACGGCGAACAGGCGCTGGGCTATGTCCGACACCGTCACGACAACCGCGGAACCAAGTATTTCTCCAACGACTTTGACCGCAACCGCCGTCAGCAAGAGGTCATCAAGGCCCTGGTAGACAAGGCGGCTTCACTGGACGGCTTGACCAAAATCTTCAACATCATGGATGTCGGAGCCAAACATATACATACGGATCTCTCCAAGGACCAGATCAAGGGATTGGCGATGGATTTCAAAGGGTTCAGTGCATCCATGGTCAACGCGCTGGACAACGGCGCCTACTGGGAAGGCGGCTATACGTACCTGGAGAAAGAGAAGCTGGAAACCATCCGCAGCTCCCTGCAGGCTGAGATGGGTGTAACGAATCAAGCCGTAGCCCAACTGAACAATTCGCCTGTACTGGGCTCAAACGAGTCAGCCGTAGCGGCCTCGAGCAGCAACAAGAAAACGACGCAAAAGAAAACGACTACTTCGGCGGCATCGACTACGAAGAAGAAGCCTACTGAAGAGGAGTCCCAAAAACAAGAGGAAGTCGCGGAAGCGCCGGATGCAACCGAACAGGCCGAGACGCCGCCACCGGATGTGGTCAGTCCGGAGCAGCAAGGCCAGACGACAGTGCCGCCTGCGACCACTCCTCCTGCAGAGACATCTCCAACTACACCGAATGCCGGGACTGCACCTCCTCCGGACATTATGCAGACGCCTGCGCCAGATGTCAGCTCGACCCCGAGCACAAGCACCAACAGCAATTCCTGA
- a CDS encoding PfkB family carbohydrate kinase has product MDVQGIASARLLPGTSNPGEVQQAAGGVARNVAENLGWLGEEVHLYALVGEDPDGEWLRQYTAESGVATHGMLRVPGKSTGRYLAIRDVDGELYAAVADTTINEEWTEAMAREAIKRLPQATGLFLDANLPVPIMAIVLSEASRIGKKVIADLVSVKKAEKWKGQLRGVHLLVGSIDEMETLSGQALHSYQDVEACARAFLTEGIAQVIVICGEAGLFLCSEEESAWLPAPPVPIREMAGDAFVAGVIYAQDKSSSLLQQAAFGIALAEMSAQKCGEYDLDELSQRQAFFASRQGLATKRDTE; this is encoded by the coding sequence GTGGATGTGCAAGGGATCGCTTCCGCCAGACTGCTGCCCGGGACAAGCAATCCGGGGGAGGTCCAGCAAGCGGCAGGAGGAGTAGCGCGCAACGTTGCGGAAAATTTGGGTTGGCTGGGGGAGGAAGTCCACTTGTACGCGTTGGTCGGTGAGGATCCGGACGGAGAGTGGCTGCGCCAGTACACCGCGGAGAGCGGCGTGGCTACCCACGGCATGTTGCGAGTGCCCGGAAAATCGACGGGTCGCTATTTGGCTATCCGGGATGTGGATGGGGAGCTGTACGCAGCGGTCGCCGATACGACTATCAATGAAGAGTGGACAGAAGCCATGGCTCGTGAGGCGATCAAGCGACTTCCCCAGGCGACCGGCTTGTTTTTGGATGCCAATTTGCCCGTTCCGATCATGGCGATCGTACTGAGCGAAGCCAGCCGAATCGGCAAGAAGGTGATCGCGGACCTGGTCTCCGTCAAAAAAGCGGAGAAGTGGAAAGGCCAATTGAGAGGCGTGCACCTTTTGGTGGGCAGCATTGACGAAATGGAGACATTGAGTGGACAGGCGCTGCACTCCTATCAGGATGTGGAAGCATGCGCGCGGGCCTTCTTGACGGAAGGGATCGCCCAGGTCATTGTGATCTGCGGAGAGGCGGGGCTTTTCCTGTGCAGCGAGGAGGAGTCGGCCTGGCTCCCGGCTCCGCCTGTACCCATCCGGGAAATGGCCGGAGATGCGTTCGTAGCCGGTGTGATCTATGCCCAGGACAAGTCGTCATCACTTTTGCAGCAGGCTGCTTTCGGGATCGCACTTGCGGAGATGAGTGCGCAAAAGTGCGGCGAATACGATCTGGACGAGCTGTCGCAGCGGCAAGCGTTCTTCGCTTCCAGACAGGGACTGGCTACGAAACGGGACACCGAATGA
- a CDS encoding MFS transporter, whose protein sequence is MSATSTPIHASQTGNAAPTVYRMLFAISVVHLLNDSLQAVIPALLPIVEKNLALSFTQVGMILLVMNLTSSVLQPAVGYFSDRKSHPFLPPIALLVSGLGMLSLAFAGNYYLVLMAVACVGIGSAVFHPEASRFAHQASGVRRGLGQSIFQVGGNAGQALAPLMTILIFANLGQQGAKWFLLPAVLASAVLLYVALWYRGQQRLKKAASSVVAYSHKRKRFIALGLLVLIVTVRSWMNAGYQSFYQFYLIYVKGVEYSHAQIVVFVFLLAGAIGTFLGGPLSDRFGKRNLLIISTLGAVPLTVLTPYVSGIWTYPVLFLSGLIMLSSFSVSVVYAQELLPGRIGTVSGLITGLAFGMGGMGSLVFGSLADMFDLAFVITLCSLLPLVGFFGFFLPKDETVREWARS, encoded by the coding sequence ATGAGCGCCACATCAACACCGATCCACGCGTCACAGACGGGGAACGCTGCTCCTACGGTCTACCGCATGCTGTTTGCCATCAGCGTCGTGCATTTGTTGAATGACAGCCTGCAAGCGGTCATTCCGGCCCTGCTTCCTATCGTGGAAAAAAACCTCGCCCTGAGCTTTACGCAAGTCGGCATGATCCTGTTAGTCATGAATCTTACTTCTTCGGTACTACAGCCCGCTGTCGGATACTTTTCCGATCGGAAGTCGCATCCGTTTCTTCCACCGATTGCCCTGCTTGTATCCGGACTTGGCATGCTGTCCCTCGCCTTTGCCGGCAACTACTATCTCGTCCTGATGGCCGTCGCCTGCGTAGGGATCGGCTCGGCAGTCTTTCATCCGGAGGCTTCCCGGTTTGCCCACCAGGCATCCGGGGTACGCCGAGGTCTCGGTCAGTCGATCTTTCAGGTAGGGGGAAATGCTGGTCAGGCACTCGCTCCCCTCATGACCATCCTGATCTTTGCCAACCTCGGCCAGCAAGGAGCCAAGTGGTTTCTTCTTCCAGCTGTTCTCGCCAGTGCCGTGCTGCTCTATGTCGCCCTCTGGTACCGCGGACAACAGCGCTTGAAGAAGGCAGCTTCGAGTGTGGTCGCCTACAGTCACAAAAGAAAGAGATTCATCGCCCTGGGGCTGCTCGTCCTGATCGTCACTGTACGCTCCTGGATGAATGCGGGATACCAGAGCTTTTACCAGTTTTACCTGATCTATGTCAAAGGCGTTGAATACTCCCACGCGCAGATCGTCGTCTTCGTCTTCTTGCTGGCCGGTGCAATTGGAACGTTTTTGGGAGGCCCGCTTTCCGACCGCTTCGGAAAGCGCAACCTGCTGATCATCTCGACGCTGGGAGCGGTTCCCCTGACCGTCCTGACTCCTTATGTATCAGGCATCTGGACGTACCCTGTCCTGTTTTTGAGCGGATTGATCATGCTGTCCAGCTTTTCCGTCAGCGTCGTCTACGCCCAGGAATTGCTCCCCGGCCGAATCGGGACCGTTTCGGGGCTGATCACAGGCTTGGCTTTCGGAATGGGCGGGATGGGCAGCCTCGTATTCGGTTCCCTCGCCGACATGTTCGACTTGGCTTTTGTCATTACCCTGTGCTCTCTGTTGCCGCTGGTCGGCTTCTTCGGATTCTTCCTCCCGAAAGACGAGACTGTCCGCGAATGGGCTCGATCGTAA